ATGGTGCGGTCTTGATGTTTGGTCCCAAAGAAACTAGGATCATCAGGCCATGCTGCTGCTGATAGGAGTTGTGTTTTGATGTTGTATGTGAATTCAACCGGTTCGGTCGTTTCACCGATAATATTATCCATTTGCAAAATGTTACTACAGGAAAGAATTCCTCGTAGAAAATCACTTGTGAGATTGAATATCATTATTTGGCTATTGAGTGCTAAAGATATTTGAATTCTGATGCTGTCTCGATTGGAACACTCTCATCTACCATCATGGATTAGACCGTTTGAGGACCCCGATCAAGCCATCAATCATTGACCTGTGTCTGGTTATTCGGGACTTGGATCCATCCATCTTATAGACCATTTAGGGCTTAATTTCACCGGTAAGATATGGATCCAAACCTTGGAATAGCCTAGCTTGATTTACATGAGCTAGCCTCATTTCCGTACGATTTGGATTAGAGTATTGTCAActtttttcaattatgccaCTGACGTCATGTTCACTGTCGAGCCATGTAGCCCAAAACTAAGATTGTGCAATTCCAATGATGAACTGATGACGGGTTCAAGAGGTGATGATTgctaccatgcaatttatttttcgtCTTTCATTTCGATGACGTTTCTCAAGTCCATCTGTTCCAATGAAATTCCCTCTTATTTGCAAacatttttatccaaaaaaataaattccatgTGGAAACTACTTTGTATAAAATGACATCTCTcgttattttataattttttctaaaaatacttTTGAGTGGCCCGACCAACGACTACCGGGTTCGATTAGAAAGGTCCTTATTGAGTTTTCCAACATGATAAAAGAAATTCATGTACTTGTTAACACGATACATGTGTATGAGTGTCTGTTCAGCATTAAATTCAAGTACAATATCAATGATTGAACTTAGGTAGAAGTATCAACGATGAAATTAAGATGAAGATTCCCAACCGTTAGTCAGACCAAATTAATATCGTTGACCAACAATAAGACACTTTATAACATTTTGTTGGTGATGACTAATTGGTGTCAATTTGTTGACTAAAAGTTAGAACCCCtcgattttttcaattataatttcgttctttttctacgtcaattgcactaattttcattttgtcaaATTGTTCTCAGGCATGGCGTGAAGCAACCGAGAAATCCATGGTCGGATGGCCCAGAGTACATCACCCAGTGTCCAATTTTGCCCGGGACTAACTTCACGTACGAGGTCATATTCTCGAAAGAAGAAGGGACTCTCTGGTGGCACGCGCACAGTGATTGGACCCGATCGAGCGTTCACGGAGCCATAGTGATCCATCCGGGCGAGGGAACCTCCTATCCCTATCCAACACCCGACGACGAAGAGGTCATTGTTCTCGGTAAGTCGACTTAAGTCATCGAAAAGCTTTGGATATCTTAATTATGAAATCTTTCTTGCATTCTTGACTGCGAATCCTCTTCTGTCCTTGTCCATAATTTCGCATATCTCTCAGGATCATGGTACGAGGCCGATGTTAACCAAGAAGTCGCCGAGGACCTGGTAACCGGCGCAGACACTCCTCGTTCCATTTCTTATGTGATCAACGGTCAGCCCGGCGATTTTGCCAATTGCTCAAGAAGTAAGCCATGATATCAAACTTATAATGTCCTCATAGCTACGAGGGGCACTTAATTGGAAACCAAACTAAGCTACCAATCggctgttctttttctttgtttttttccctggCTCGCAGATTCGACGTACCGCAGGGTGGTCGATTATGGCAAGACCTACCTCGTCCGCATCGTGAATGCAGACATGAACGCGGAGCTCTTCCTGGCAATTGCGGAGCACAACATGACTGTGGTCGGAATGGACGGCAACTATGTCAAGCCCGTGACAGTGGACTTCATCATGATAAGCCCCGGGCAGACCATGGACGTGCTGGTCACGATGAACCAGACCCCGGGCCACTATTACATCGCCATCAGACAGTATGACTCGGCCAGGCCGGACGTCACAGACTACGACAAAACCAACGCCACCGCCATCTTCATGTACAGTGGCAACTACACCACGCCGGCCAGTCCGGTCTTCCCTCATAGCTTGCCGACATACGAGGACTTCATCGCGGCAGACACGTTTCTGGGGAAGCTAAGGAGCCTGGCCAGCGCCGAGCACCCGGTAGACGTGCCAATGAACGTAACCAAGAAAATGTACATCTCGGTCGAGATGAATCAGATCCTCTGCCCGAACGAATCATGCGAAGGGATTAATGGGAATCGGCTCTCGTCAAGCTTGAACAACATTAGTTTTGTGAACCCCTCGACTGATGTACTTCTTGCCTACTACAGGTATGGCTACACCATCGCTATAACTCTAACACTTTCATTTACTTCCAACTTCTTGCACGGTGGATTCTACGAGCGTATGAATCGTTAATAAAATGCACCAGGAACTTGAGCGGATACTACACCCCGGATTTCCCCAATTGGCCGCCTACTATGTTCAACTTCACGGCATCAGATCTGCCATTCAACACGACGGTACCGATACAGGCGACGAAGGTGATGGTGCTGGAGTACGATGAGGAAGTGGAGATAACATTCCAAGGGACCGAGGTGCTGAACGCCTCGGAGAACCATCCGATGCACGTCCATGGGTACAGCTTCTACGTCATGGGGTCGGGCTACGGGAACTTCGACAACGAAACCGACCCGTTGACGTATAACTACGTCGACCCGTTGGAAGTGACCACAATCGGGGTGCCCAAGAACGGATGGGTAACCATCAGATTCAAAGCAAACAACCCCGGTGAGTTTTCCATCTCGCGACATTTCTTGCCCAATAGAAAATCGAGTATCGAATCGAAacgctcatttttttttccttgacaaAATGCGACAGGAGTATGGTTTTGGCATTGCCATCTGGACCGGCACCTCAGTTGGGGCATGAGCACAGCGATGATAGTGAAGAACGGCGGGACTCCAGAGACGAGCCTCCGGAGCCCTCCGCCTAATATGCCGCCTTGCCAAGCCTCTTTCGTGACGTATCTGGAGCCATTCGACGACCAAACGGATCAAATAAAACTCTTCTCCAATTGAATTTTGtaccctcgccctccgccgcgTGATATAGTTGCATAGGAGATATATCCATATGTGAGTAATTACGAAAATCTACCTGAAGCCTAGCCACATGGAGTGTCCATCCGTATGCGATAGCCGGTGACCAGTCTATACTATTTGTTGTGCTAAGAATGAGTATGCAGTAAGTTCTTAAGGATTGTGTTTGCCCAAACGTCATTGGCGTTATGATTATCGAACCATGACGGTAAAACCGCAAGACCGACAACTCACCCATCCAACTATTGGAAAACTGTCGTTGGCTCTCTATTCCGACCAACGTGGGATCGCCACCTCCATCATTAGCTGAACATCGACTATCCACAGCAAACCTTCACTACTGGCTCGCCATTTTCAGCCATCACCGAAAGCCATCGTATTAATACCACCAAACAATGCCTTGAGCATTAAGAACAGTTGAGATAAGTCTGGAGATTCGAATACATTACCGGAGAAGCGATGATATGCACACTTATGATCATCATCCATTTTCCTTCATCGAAGATAGCCAATTAACCAACGTGAGATTGTACGGTGCCCagaaagaccaaaaagaaaTGGTCAGATTTGGCTCTGGTGATGATGAATATGAATTAAATGGAATTAAATGGACAACAAATCAATCGTTTGTAAGCTATATTATTCACACATCCAGCAAATCCTGCACTGACTTTTATTCATATTCTCATAGGCACATAATCGAATAGGTTATGGGCAATTGGTCGAGCGAGAGATTCTAACCATTGTGAGCTCAGATTCCGAATTAAATTGAGACTATGACGAATGTGGGTTATCCGCACTTGAACGACAAATCTCAGCACGCTCAATTTCACATCATCGGAGAAGGCATCATTCTAGATAACAATTCTACAGCCAAACCGAGTAAAACTAAATGGAAAACCATTGAAACTACCTGGTTTATAATGTTTGTACTGTGACGGACAATCGAGTCGGCTACAAGATCGTTTGCGATTCACCGACGAACGAAATCTTGGCTTCTCGAAGAATTGTCGAACGAAACCTGTTTTCCTCTGTCACATGATGTACGGGTTAATACCTCTAAATCTATTTCCCCCAATAGTAGTCACGACACCCTCGAATCTGCTCGGCCAAGAGCAGAATCAAACCGAGACCAACGTGAGGCCGGCTCTTCAGTAAACACGACTAAGATGAGGAACGGCAAACTCCAGCAAACAGCGGCTAATGGCGGTTGCTGAACGGTAAGTTGATTATCTAACAAAAATAAGGTGTCGAcacacgtgaataatttttgtaatttttttttttttcctttttttctttttcctttctctcttcatgCTCGTCAATGGCCGATGACCTCCATCAGCCTCGTGTGAGGGCCGGGCTTCACCAGACTGGGCAGGGGTGTGAGTTGCCCTCACCAAATAGGCAGATAGGGAGAGGGCGGCCCACGCCCCGCCAAGGAGGGCGTTCCTCGCCAGCACAGGTGAAGGCATCCCTTGTCAGACAGCAGCGCTCCTTGAGGCTGGCGAACTTCCACCAGCCATTAACAAGGCTTAGCGATGGccgacaaaggaaaaaaaaaaaaaaattaaaatattataaaaattattcatgttaacACTAATCATGTTATATATAATGGCTAGCGTTGAGTATGTACCactacatcaacaatttttttattgtcgCTAAAAGATTTAGAACGAAATTGACAGATAAGGAAAATGTTCggaactaaattagtataattaaaaggttCGTGATTAAATGAATAagttgtcaaaatatttatgcttaaattggcacaatcaaaaggtttagaattaaactGACCCATATAATAAATTCAGGAatgtttgaataattttccctaaattttccGTATAACACTTTCTTATACTCAAAGTGACAGTAGACTCCCCATGTTTCATCCGCCAACCGATGGTCATTGTGCAATTTCATGGGGGCATTCATCACTTTCATCATGAAGGCCATTCTAATTATTTCACATGCTTGAATTATTACACGATTCAATAATTATTACAATTTTATGTCTCGAATTATCTTTTAATCGGAGAGTAAAGATTCATGATGATGTGTGGACCCACGTTAGAGCCCAGCGTAAATTTCGGTATAGAATTAGATTGATATGATTATCTATCAACTTTAAAGTGAAGTTGACGTCACGACAACATTTAcaataataaaactaaaataGTCTTAGCGCAGGTACAATCAGTACATACAGAGAAGCGGTAGTACCAGAGCTTGAAAAGATGCAAGTACAGAACTGTCCAATACTATTGTTGAATCTTTTATTACTTGAAACTGAGATTACTCTGATGCAATCGATTGGAGTAATTTGCACTTTGGCTTAATCTCTCATGACCGGTAAAAGAACGAGTTCAAATTCCCCCATTACTCTGTATAATCCAACCTGAATTTGACCATGCTGTCCGAGATCGTCCCCCGACTTGCAATTGGAGTCCGTGACAAAAACATGTCAACAATCACACATGTAATCGCTTGAGGACGGATCGACTAGTTTAGATCAAAATCAAGCAACGCCGAACCCAGTCTGATATGCGAAAACTGATCCAATAGACGGTCTCATAGGAAGCAAAAGacagaagggaagaaaaaaaaaaggaaccttcAATACCCACCTCAGCGAACCCAGAATGCTAAACTTCTGAAAAGATCATAGATGACAAGTTTGTGCAAGGCTCAAGGCAACGTCCATTGCACAAGCATACTCACTTCACTCAGAAGAGACAGCTCTTGTAATGGGCATTGTCCTGAGCCTTGCGCAGACCCTGCCAACGCAGAAACGACTCCAACGAGAGAGAGCTCGAACCCTCCGGGAGACTGGAGAACTCTTTCGGGCTTTTATTCGAAGGCTGTGTGGATGGGTCCACTGGACCTGACCTGGGAGAAAGGTTGCGGAGTTCACTTATAAGGGTTGGGCCATTGTACTACCGCTGCGGGGTTCGGTACTATCACACGGAGGGGAACGTGTACTATGCTCGAATCTCGACCGGATCTGAAGCATCGGGATTCCGCGGTACGAGGGTGTTGATAGAGAGAGCATGAGTATGATTATGAGTACTTCACGTTGGCGGTACAGATATACTGCATTTGAGATGCACGAGCAGGTCACGGTGTGTCCCAGTCTCTCTCGATCCAGATCGAATCGCTCGTCTTCTATGCACGTTAAAGAAATTGGGTCCTCACATGGGTCCCGACTTGGATGACAAGTGTGAACTGCATTCCGATCCGTTTAGGATTTTCTTGAGCACCCCAGATTAATCATGAGAAAACATTGGCCACATGAGATGTGCCAACACAATAATACAGCATGTGTCACAAGTAAGGCCAAGTGTCAGggaaaaaaattctctctccccTACACGCTCTCTCAGTCTCTCTCTAGCCGAACTCCCTCTCTACTTCGCTGCCCCTCTCTGTCCCACCGACTTGTCCGACCGACAAATCACCACACCGCTCCTCCAGTTCCTGCTTgtcctactctctctctctctctctctctctcgccccccATCTCCCCGCCCAATGCTCTCGACTCTACCCCACTCTCTCCCTCTAACAAACCACCGAGCCCTCGTCCGACCAACGAGCCATTGTGCCGCCCCTCCAACTCGTCCGTTGCCTCCATCGTCGCCAAATTGCTGCCCCTTCGCATCTatgccctccctctctcccttcaaGTCGCGACCAAACCCTCGTCTGACAAACCACTGTGCAATCTCTACTTCCGTCTTGAAAGGTACAACACATGTCGCATTCTCAATGCCCTTTCAATTTAGTGCGCTGCCACATCTCATgtagccaatattttctcgattgAAAAGTATGCGCACTGTATTGAGTTACTTATATGTGGCTATGACGGGCTAGTGCCACATTTCTCTCAGGCGTCTGGTGGCCCGTTGGATGATGAGCTGGGAACACGACAAACTCTTCTTCTAGGATATCAGGTGGTCTTGCTCCACCATATTGGTGGATCCGCTACATACAGCATTACCCGGCGCGTAGCCTCCGCTGTTGTTTGGCGGTTGGAATATGGCAACAATAAGTTCCGCACTAAAACCCGCACTGGTAATTCGGTATTGCACTCCGAATGTTTGCGCCGTGACCTCTTCGCCTGTTCAAATCTGGATATGGAGTTTTGTTATGGGGGTTAGACGGGTAAAGTTTTTGGTGTTGAGCTAATTGGCAAAACGAAGTGAATGGATATGttagtttgatttgatttggtttgtaGATGGTTGTGAAAACCCCACATTTAAAGAGAAGTTGTGTTCACACTCGTTAAAGAGCTTAGGGAGTTGAATCTTGTGACGTGGAACCGGCACCATCCTCACTTTTGACAACCTCGTCAACGGTGGAAAGTAATTGCTTCCTACTTTGAATCCATTTTGCTAACAAAACTGTTGTTGAGTTGTTTTGGATTTTGATCCTTGAGATGCTAGTGTTTTTATCTTAGTTGTGTTTTACATGGTCTCAAGTACACCTATCCAAATGGGTTATAAACCCATTTTATAACTCATATATGATGAGTTAAATTGTTATATGTATTAGTTATATTATGTATGGGTTTAACCATAGCATGAGTTTCATATACATTTACAGCTTACTTAAGCCTAACTTAACTTTAATACTCTTTTTTCATTATCTCTCGTGCTCACTTATTCTTCACTCTCGACTCAACTTGGGTCTGAATTTTCCTAGATTGGATATATAGGTTGAGTCAAGAGTGCGGAGTAAGTGAGCACGAgagatttttttcaatatagGCCAAGTTGAATATAAGTTGAGTTGATATGAGTCAATAGATatgcatttcctaaaaatgtgTCAAAATTGGTTAAATCGGTTTATTTTAGTCGGACCGGTCCTTCTTACCTGTTTGATGGGTCTAGTTTCAAGGTTTCGGCTCCATAAGGTTCTTTCTTAGAGCTTCAAAATTACGGCTTGACCTCTTTGGACTAAAAAACGAGCAGATTTGATTCGTTGAATTTATTCCTATTTTCTTATGCATGAAGAATTAGCATTaggttcaaaagaaaaatacaaaaccaATGTCAGAGGATGGAGTTTATAAGATTACCTTTGTGTAAGAATAGCGATATAATTTCTCTAATTCACTTGGGCTCCTGGCAAAGTTCTCAGTAGTACTATTCACACACTTAGTTTCATGGAACGATATAGGCAACCAACCATTTGACCTTCCACTTAGACAGCAGAATATGCTATGAGTCACTACAATTTCGGCGGACCTCATCAAGTATATGTTCAAATGAGCTCAGTCCCCCGCAACTCTTTAGTaatagaaagaagaaacatGAGCAATAATCCAAACGAGTCATATTTTGGAAGTGTAACATTATCTATGTAAACATAACCACGGCCTTTGCTTCGCCTATAGTACTATTACATATTGGCTAAAGTTCCACATTCTCTAAAAAAAACATGTCTTGTGAAGTAAATCTGAATTCTAAGGAGAAAGTGCGTGGaatgcctttttcttttggcactTCTAATAACTTCTACTctcctaaaataaaaaagaaatattgttaCTTGTTAGCACTTGGCA
The window above is part of the Eucalyptus grandis isolate ANBG69807.140 chromosome 6, ASM1654582v1, whole genome shotgun sequence genome. Proteins encoded here:
- the LOC104450806 gene encoding laccase-14, with translation MEIAPPPPPQPRPRPPFIYINIPPNRIASYQHRGLAPSIVAARHSHSLVPTAKIRERDPMKMEGGRTPTASALLSLLVAAAFLLGAAHGKVHYYDFVLREKNYTRLCSTKSMLVVNDSFPGPVIRVQKGDTVFVNVHNQGDYGITIHWHGVKQPRNPWSDGPEYITQCPILPGTNFTYEVIFSKEEGTLWWHAHSDWTRSSVHGAIVIHPGEGTSYPYPTPDDEEVIVLGSWYEADVNQEVAEDLVTGADTPRSISYVINGQPGDFANCSRNSTYRRVVDYGKTYLVRIVNADMNAELFLAIAEHNMTVVGMDGNYVKPVTVDFIMISPGQTMDVLVTMNQTPGHYYIAIRQYDSARPDVTDYDKTNATAIFMYSGNYTTPASPVFPHSLPTYEDFIAADTFLGKLRSLASAEHPVDVPMNVTKKMYISVEMNQILCPNESCEGINGNRLSSSLNNISFVNPSTDVLLAYYRNLSGYYTPDFPNWPPTMFNFTASDLPFNTTVPIQATKVMVLEYDEEVEITFQGTEVLNASENHPMHVHGYSFYVMGSGYGNFDNETDPLTYNYVDPLEVTTIGVPKNGWVTIRFKANNPGVWFWHCHLDRHLSWGMSTAMIVKNGGTPETSLRSPPPNMPPCQASFVTYLEPFDDQTDQIKLFSN